A genomic segment from Drosophila willistoni isolate 14030-0811.24 chromosome 2L unlocalized genomic scaffold, UCI_dwil_1.1 Seg168, whole genome shotgun sequence encodes:
- the LOC6640955 gene encoding 4-coumarate--CoA ligase 3 codes for MDSIMQSTYDEKEKVWSGFKGLPMYHQDCSVGRVIHKALKSFPKNVCELNAVDGKATTNQDMLNWSVRIAQHLRKRFIGRDDVIGLISRTNTYQTAVACACFYNTTPFHAISSHFNTDTLQHILSITKPKVIFCEVGDYERIKDASSSWERELVTLDGKIQDVVYVEELLEPTKTEMFFQPQFLTLGESQTMAILCSSGTTGLPKAVCMANYLLLHLIEVPIYTSEMAIFSYSGLDWYSGLQQMLLGVGVGCTRIITNKERTTEDLLDIIEKYKVNMVGLGSSHVAELIASPLAKAERLTSLRVVFISGGWISDNALRKMEELAKLAFIFYGYGTTEIGAISASFSAAKFGNTVGKLIPGARGRIVSDEGMALGPKEIGEILIHNGHKEWHGYYGNQLETQKIFDSQSWFHTGDLGYFDEHHNLYIVDRKKDIYKCRGYHYWPNQIETVVASLPQVQEVCVVGIHDENLDDAPAALVVLHPGKRLTKDDIKAHVAKTLQTEYMELHGGVYFADALPKNKNGKILRRDVKEAIIEAKAN; via the exons atggATTCTATAATGCAATCAACCTACGACGAGAAAGAGAAAGTGTGGAGTGGCTTTAAGGGTTTGCCCATGTATCATCAGGATTGTTCAGTTGGCCGTGTTATACACAAAGCACTCAAATCCTTTCCCAAAAATGTTTGCGAA TTAAATGCAGTTGATGGTAAGGCCACCACGAATCAGGATATGCTCAATTGGTCTGTGCGCATAGCTCAACATTTGCGTAAACGTTTTATTGGACGAGATGATGTGATCGGTTTGATCTCAAGAACTAACACCTATCAGACGGCCGTAGCCTGTGCCTGTTTCTACAATACAACACCATTTCATGCCATTAGTTCACACTTTAATACGGATACCCTGCAACACATTCTAAGCATAACCAAGCCAAAGGTTATATTCTGTGAGGTGGGCGACTATGAGAGAATCAAAGATGCCAGCTCCAGTTGGGAGAGGGAATTGGTAACCCTGGATGGCAAGATCCAAGATGTTGTCTATGTAGAGGAACTGTTGGAGCCCACCAAAACGGAAATGTTTTTCCA ACCACAATTCTTGACATTGGGAGAGAGCCAAACAATGGCCATTTTATGCTCCTCCGGAACTACGGGTCTACCAAAAGCAGTTTGCATGGCAAATTATTTGCTACTCCATTTAATTGAAGTGCC AATTTACACTAGTGAAATGGCAATATTTTCCTATTCTGGTTTGGATTGGTATTCGGGTCTACAACAAATGCTACTTGGCGTGGGAGTGGGCTGCACCCGCATCATAACCAACAAGGAACGCACCACGGAGGACCTTCTGGACATCATTGAGAAATATAAAGTCAATATGGTCGGCTTGGGATCTAGTCATGTGGCAGAGTTAATTGCCTCTCCGCTTGCCAAAGCAGAACGTTTGACTAGTCTGCGTGTGGTCTTCATATCTGGAGGTTGGATATCCGATAATGCTCTAAGGAAAATGGAAGAACTAGCTAAATTGGCTTTCATTTTCTATGGTTATGGCACAACCGAAATTGGAGCCATTTCGGCAAGTTTCTCAGCTGCTAAATTTGGCAATACAGTGGGCAAACTAATACCTGGAGCTCGTGGACGCATTGTATCCGATGAGGGCATGGCTCTGGGTCCTAAAGAAATTGGCGAAATTTTAATACACAATGGCCACAAGGAATGGCATGGTTACTATGGAAACCAACTGGAAACTCAAAAGATATTCGACTCACAAAGCTGGTTTCACACCGGTGATTTGGGTTACTTTGATGAGCATCACAATCTCTATATTGTGGATCGTAAAAAGGATATCTACAAGTGTCGCGGCTACCACTACTGGCCCAATCAGATAGAGACTGTGGTGGCCTCGTTGCCCCAAGTGCAGGAAGTCTGTGTGGTTGGCATCCACGATGAGAATTTGGACGATGCCCCCGCTGCGTTGGTTGTCCTTCATCCGGGCAAACGCTTGACAAAAGATGATATCAAAGCGCATGTGGCCAAAACCCTGCAAACCGAGTACATGGAATTGCATGGCGGAGTTTATTTCGCAGATGCgttaccaaaaaataaaaatggaaaaattctGCGACGTGATGTCAAAGAGGCTATAATCGAGGCTAAAGCGaactaa